In one window of Spartinivicinus marinus DNA:
- a CDS encoding RHS repeat-associated core domain-containing protein, with protein MLKNFKLSLINQKLCFPRLSPTFNSSRRQFLVNFSILASGSALGLHHSFALGSTQSSSSSDSHSLIFQNPIRFNGQRLDPVTNLYHLGQGYRAYNPRLMRFHVADSLSPFGEGGINTYTYTLGDPINRVDPTGHISWQAGLGIGLGVLGLIISLATLGVGISAAVAIASFGGTTASIISSALGITSSVLGVASSATGIASAALEESDPETSSVLGWVSLGLGVGSLVTGAVGYGIGKAAVNSLKRGFATELVMEENLMPLTHRMGGVSVRSGLIRGHGYPFNTVVKFNNKLAVSGARLSEMAPVVAGSDTIDLATCFGAFGRKVSSAQLLANHTGRTVRAATGYYRAINHSRDLSRVFTPLTGFRRTTTNIIGRGASQVARTSVQSSAAIYHTPFVTAHSVLPSFYRNK; from the coding sequence ATGCTAAAAAATTTTAAATTGAGTTTAATCAATCAGAAGCTCTGTTTTCCTAGATTATCACCGACATTTAATTCATCTCGTCGACAGTTCTTAGTCAATTTTTCTATCCTAGCTTCAGGTTCTGCTTTAGGGTTACATCATTCATTTGCCTTGGGCTCTACTCAATCGAGCTCAAGCAGTGATAGCCATTCACTTATATTTCAGAACCCAATACGATTTAATGGTCAACGACTGGACCCAGTGACTAATCTTTATCATTTAGGCCAAGGATATCGTGCTTATAACCCACGCCTGATGCGTTTTCATGTAGCTGATAGTTTAAGTCCTTTTGGTGAAGGAGGTATTAATACATATACCTATACTTTAGGAGACCCAATTAATCGAGTAGATCCTACAGGGCATATCAGTTGGCAGGCGGGTTTAGGTATAGGGCTTGGAGTGCTAGGTCTTATAATATCACTGGCTACACTAGGCGTAGGTATTTCAGCGGCAGTCGCTATAGCCTCATTTGGTGGTACAACGGCTTCAATTATTTCAAGCGCACTTGGGATTACCTCATCAGTACTCGGGGTTGCCTCGTCAGCAACTGGGATTGCTTCTGCTGCACTTGAAGAAAGTGACCCAGAAACATCGTCAGTGTTAGGTTGGGTCTCTTTGGGCTTAGGGGTGGGTAGTCTAGTAACAGGAGCCGTAGGCTATGGCATTGGTAAAGCGGCGGTTAACAGTCTTAAACGAGGCTTTGCAACAGAGTTGGTCATGGAAGAGAACTTGATGCCACTTACGCACCGAATGGGAGGGGTTAGTGTAAGAAGTGGTTTAATTCGAGGTCATGGCTATCCATTTAATACCGTGGTTAAATTTAATAATAAGTTAGCAGTGAGTGGTGCCAGACTAAGTGAAATGGCTCCGGTGGTAGCAGGTTCAGATACCATCGATTTAGCTACCTGTTTTGGTGCATTTGGACGTAAAGTTTCTTCTGCTCAATTATTAGCAAATCATACAGGTAGAACTGTTAGAGCAGCAACGGGTTATTATCGGGCAATTAATCATAGCCGAGACCTTAGTCGAGTATTTACTCCATTAACGGGCTTTAGAAGAACGACAACGAATATTATTGGACGAGGTGCTTCACAGGTTGCCCGCACATCAGTTCAAAGCTCTGCGGCTATTTATCATACTCCTTTTGTAACAGCACATTCTGTATTACCTAGCTTTTATAGAAATAAATAG
- a CDS encoding ABC transporter substrate binding protein: MNNLLKPGGNISGVSYYVQIERQLRFFQKIIPNMDTIGVIFDAKNKSRYVEAGECRDAFKKLQIKFLYKLIDTKLDLPKAAQELIDQNVDAIIAASSEVVYNNIYLIKPITDKNKIPIFSFNMKWVKNGAIAALSSDYYLMVDELLIPMIKQVIYESKSPGNIPIGFLSKHIKSINATQAGIITQADNIF, from the coding sequence ATTAATAATCTATTAAAACCTGGAGGCAATATCTCAGGCGTATCATATTATGTACAAATTGAAAGGCAACTTCGTTTTTTCCAAAAAATAATTCCCAATATGGATACAATTGGTGTAATATTTGACGCTAAAAACAAATCAAGATATGTGGAAGCAGGTGAGTGTAGAGATGCCTTTAAAAAACTACAAATAAAATTTTTATATAAATTAATCGACACAAAACTAGATTTACCTAAGGCTGCACAAGAGCTTATTGATCAGAATGTAGATGCGATAATAGCAGCCTCTAGCGAAGTTGTTTATAATAACATATATTTAATTAAACCTATAACAGACAAAAACAAAATACCTATATTCTCTTTCAATATGAAATGGGTAAAGAATGGTGCTATAGCAGCATTGAGTAGTGACTACTATTTAATGGTAGATGAACTACTAATCCCCATGATTAAACAAGTAATATATGAGTCAAAAAGCCCAGGAAATATACCTATCGGCTTCTTAAGCAAACATATTAAATCTATTAATGCAACACAGGCTGGTATAATTACTCAAGCAGATAATATTTTTTAA
- a CDS encoding CinA family protein produces MKLFLGILAFLISTHSSIAEELIVSKNELCGNSPTEVCSLEYDNYLLAREVRDLLYKRKWLIATAESITGGNLAGTLSKVHWAGGALGGGIISYSTSVKNALLGVQNETNCGVINNQTALEMVYGLELQMSQANLFLEKNEKSEHFNAYVSLSGLSTHACNASPKVHIAIKLARHPAKVREFSLSDQYKNNSIERIYNIHKTIGITLRWLKLELLNFQDYSNFTEQHNSKQIQN; encoded by the coding sequence GTGAAATTATTTCTTGGAATTCTAGCTTTCTTGATATCAACCCACAGTTCAATAGCAGAAGAACTAATAGTTAGTAAGAATGAACTATGTGGTAACAGTCCAACTGAAGTATGCAGTTTAGAATATGATAATTATCTACTGGCGCGCGAAGTCAGAGATTTGCTGTATAAAAGGAAATGGCTGATCGCTACAGCAGAAAGCATTACTGGTGGAAACTTAGCAGGAACTTTGAGTAAAGTACATTGGGCTGGAGGTGCTTTAGGTGGAGGAATTATTTCATATAGTACGTCCGTTAAAAATGCTTTACTTGGGGTACAGAATGAAACCAATTGTGGAGTAATTAATAATCAAACAGCTCTTGAAATGGTCTATGGTTTAGAGCTCCAAATGTCTCAAGCTAATTTGTTTCTTGAAAAAAACGAAAAGTCAGAACATTTTAATGCATATGTGAGCTTATCTGGTCTAAGTACTCACGCATGTAATGCTAGCCCTAAAGTACATATTGCAATAAAACTTGCAAGACACCCAGCAAAAGTCAGAGAGTTTTCGCTGTCTGATCAATATAAAAATAACAGTATTGAAAGAATTTATAACATTCATAAGACTATTGGAATTACACTTAGGTGGCTCAAGTTAGAGCTATTAAACTTTCAAGACTACAGCAATTTTACTGAACAACATAACAGTAAGCAAATCCAGAATTAA
- a CDS encoding NPP1 family protein has translation MAIINNIIENKTMSSYSKSTVKCLMLGISLVSFSSTYAHEFPSLDKAYQSIPDASQVSLVEQYYPVFDFTGNSCLPAAAISRTGKKNGGLGTSGTITGDCRKHKFLTASNTYHRWTSQTINGVSYSAHLYDLYFEKDQVANYVGGGHRHDVETVIIYFTNLQPTHVAVSAHGDYSLRAWSGVPKEGNHPKVVYYKDPDPYVGIIPLTHSFRFAHSGESVSNPYYNGAWVTPTIVSWYEMKGDGVTNSTMRDLFNGYSYGKASFKFKDSNFTKTINKTIPAGYPVFTD, from the coding sequence ATGGCAATAATAAACAATATCATAGAAAATAAAACGATGAGTAGTTACTCAAAATCTACAGTTAAATGTTTGATGCTGGGTATTAGTCTTGTAAGTTTTTCATCTACTTATGCGCATGAGTTTCCTTCATTGGATAAAGCATACCAAAGTATACCTGATGCTTCGCAAGTATCATTAGTTGAGCAATATTATCCAGTGTTTGACTTTACTGGTAATAGCTGTTTGCCTGCTGCTGCTATCAGTCGTACAGGTAAAAAAAATGGTGGTCTAGGAACTTCTGGTACGATTACTGGAGATTGTCGTAAACATAAATTTCTAACAGCATCAAATACTTACCATCGTTGGACTAGCCAAACAATTAATGGTGTAAGTTATTCAGCACATTTATATGACTTGTATTTTGAGAAAGATCAGGTCGCCAATTATGTTGGTGGAGGCCATAGGCATGATGTAGAAACGGTCATTATTTATTTCACCAACTTACAACCAACCCATGTTGCAGTTAGTGCTCACGGAGATTACTCCTTGCGTGCCTGGAGTGGAGTGCCAAAAGAGGGTAATCACCCTAAAGTTGTCTACTATAAAGACCCAGATCCTTACGTAGGAATAATACCTTTAACTCACTCTTTTCGGTTTGCACACTCAGGAGAAAGCGTATCTAATCCATATTATAATGGCGCTTGGGTAACTCCAACTATTGTCAGTTGGTATGAAATGAAAGGGGATGGTGTAACCAACTCTACAATGAGAGATTTATTTAATGGCTATAGCTATGGTAAAGCAAGCTTTAAATTCAAAGACTCAAATTTTACAAAAACAATAAATAAAACTATACCAGCGGGCTACCCAGTTTTTACTGATTAA
- a CDS encoding DUF6399 domain-containing protein: METIEKSSHPNKKKRQEIVQNTINFEACLKRTNSERQAAKKRDEQLPQRKRGRPIDYDSHITQAKAEAEDAELSDKSLKRIDKASKKVDTMVATILFFWITVNAYFKQLGLSTEGKNMIRDHLIPIYYLAETAKKASKAALRKDLENKSQALRATLNEEPSWQSLTDLEREQYHNARLFHRSSSCVEGRNEQLSLKQHNLKRMSNSKLKALTVVHNYFIKRADGTTAAERFFEEKPIDLFEYLIDHLDYPAMPAKRRRAA; the protein is encoded by the coding sequence ATGGAGACGATAGAAAAATCAAGTCATCCAAACAAGAAAAAACGACAAGAAATAGTTCAAAATACCATCAATTTTGAAGCCTGTTTAAAGCGCACTAACAGCGAGCGGCAGGCAGCCAAAAAGCGTGATGAGCAATTACCTCAACGCAAACGAGGTCGCCCTATTGACTATGATAGTCATATAACTCAAGCGAAAGCAGAGGCAGAAGATGCAGAATTATCAGATAAAAGTTTAAAACGCATTGATAAGGCGAGCAAAAAGGTGGACACCATGGTAGCTACAATACTATTTTTCTGGATCACTGTTAATGCTTATTTCAAGCAATTGGGGTTGTCTACTGAGGGGAAGAATATGATTCGTGACCATCTGATCCCAATTTATTACCTTGCTGAAACGGCCAAAAAAGCGTCTAAAGCTGCTTTACGAAAAGACCTGGAAAACAAGAGCCAAGCGTTACGGGCAACACTCAACGAGGAACCCAGTTGGCAGTCTCTGACAGATTTGGAGAGAGAGCAGTATCACAACGCCAGGTTATTCCATCGATCGAGCTCTTGCGTAGAAGGCCGCAATGAGCAGCTATCGCTCAAGCAGCATAATTTGAAAAGAATGAGTAATAGCAAACTAAAAGCACTAACTGTCGTGCACAATTATTTTATAAAACGAGCTGATGGAACGACGGCCGCAGAAAGGTTCTTCGAAGAGAAGCCAATAGATTTATTTGAATACCTTATTGATCATTTAGATTATCCAGCTATGCCAGCTAAACGACGGAGGGCTGCATAG